The Anopheles moucheti chromosome 3, idAnoMoucSN_F20_07, whole genome shotgun sequence genome contains the following window.
CCGTTGGCGGCAACCACAACAATGTAAatcatactgctgctgctgctatgcTCTGCCGGCTTACGGTGACACACggcaccaaacacacacactgaatGGGTCTTGAGGCGAACGCTACACGGAATCAACAGTAATGGTTCCAGAGGCCACGTGAGCGTCAAGTGTGGAGAAATTTGTCGTCGGTGCTGTTGGCGGTCGCATGTCACGTGAACCGGCGCGTCATTTCCACTGCTCGTTGATAATGGAGAGTCGCACGATGAAAACTGGTCGAGACACAGCTACGAAGTGTGGGAAGAATCGCGCCGGCAGGAATAACCGGAACTAACAAGCGTCTTTGTAAATAGAGAATgcttccgaaaaaaaaccgcatcACTGCTAAAAGGACCTGCAGCGGCTAGGGTTTGCTATCTATCGGGTCACTGAGGTTTTGCTCCGTCTGTCTGTAAAGGCACAGAATGAAGTTGTGTAGAAGGGATATAGCGAGATGGGCGAGGCAAGGCGTACAAACAAACGCAGAAACGGTATTCAGCCACGTTGAAGACTTTCGAGACTACTTTGATGGATGTGGCGCTTGGCAAAAAGCGGTGCGGCGAGTAGTATGAACCCGAGGGTGAACATCTTCAATTCATCATCTTGAAGAAAGTAGGCATAGATAAGCAGCATAAAAAGATGGAACCGGCACAAGGGAAGTGTGTGGTCCCGGATGCGGTGCAATGTTACAGTTATTAAAAGAGATCATCATCGGGAACAGGCGGATTTTGCGGAAAAAGCGACAGAAGGTGTCGGAATTGAACATTTCATCATTTTAATCTGGAAATATCTCCTCACACACCAGGGTTGCCAGGGTCGGTGTGTAATGCATGCAAACGAAGGTTTTTTCCGCTTGCGGTGACAAAATAAATCCACATGGGcgaggaaaagaagaaataaagtAGACGCCATTTTTAATCTTTTAGTAGTGTACTTCTTTGCGAATGGTAATAAACAAACGCACTATTCTTCTTCGGATTATTTGAGAGAGGATGTATTAAGTGAACCAATCTTTCTAATTCCCATGTGGGACCTTTTTGTTTAGCACATACACTCCGTTTTAGTACCCAGTTTGTAGTACTACGAAAGTGtggcatattttttttacagaatTTTACTAGATAATGCAGAATTAAAGACATCTCAAATACGCTTATAAGACTTTAGTGTTGTAGTCTTGTGATAAATTCTATATTCTTTATCTTCTTTTAGCTACATATTCGCAGGTTATTTGAATATATGCATGAAATAATATGTTAATCATTGGTCTAATACACCACAAGTTCTGTATCGAATCCCTTCTGCATTTGGGCTCCTAGCAAAGAAGTAAATCACGCAGCAacaaggaaaaataaatatagtaGAATTAACGAATTCTCATAGATTTATCATCAGGTCTTCGCAATGCAACCGAAAAAACCAATGTACTTGGGATATTTCACTTGTATAGAATTTCCCAGACCAGTATGTCTAAAATCATTGAAACTACGTTAAATGTTGATTCTATGActattcatgaatctttgaggatacATGAATTTATGAAGATTTGCGACTCTATAAGTATTTATCAATCTTTGAGCGTTCAAAAATGTTGAATCCTTTGAGAAGAGTCCGTCATATAAATCTTCAGCGAGGAGTCATTCACGTAAGAAGTTGACTCTCGAGAGATTTATTAATCATTATTCTATAAGATTCACGAATCCTGCAGAATTAAAAATCCATAAATCGTAAGTAatcaatattttcaaaatgttcTGTTTAATGAAagctttattatttatttcatctgtAGAAGAAACTTATTtcatatacaaaaaaaaacaaactcccaaATCTTGGATCCTAAGTAGGAACAtttctgaggattcatgaatctttggagTATAGATTCAGATCCATTCATTCAGTTCGTAAATACATTCAGTtgcatgaatctgaatcagatgcACTCGACAACAGTGTCGTGTTTAGTTTGCATTTCACTAAGGGAATAGTACTCCCGAATGGTACGAAATAGGTAATTTGTAAGAATTTTCGTTAAGACATctataaataaatgttaaagAAGTAGTACAGAGGTTTATTTTGACGTATTCCAACCCAGCATTAAGTAACTCATTCGACCATACACGGTGCCATAGCTGCTAGAACAAAATCGACATTATTGTCTTAATCTCCGATAAATATTTGGCCATGTAGGAATTCCGTTCTCGTTTTCTGGTACAAAATTAGAATTATGTAAAAGTTACGCAACTTAGTTCAAACCGGCTAAAGCTTGTTTAAGTTGTAATGTCCGCCAAAGTTGAGAAATTGGGTTTAATTAGTTAATTCGGTTAGGTTCGATTAGTTTGGCTAAAGTTTACAAAAAGGTAGACACCCAAAATGTTTCTTAAGTTGGAATTGCACTACAATTTCttcttaaaaataatttattaaaccatTTTGAACCCATTGAAGGCACCATCATTGGTGAAGATATTAGTCCCGAAACGGTTCGCGTTCTCGCGGTGTCGTGTCATTTATCGCCACCATATATCGAACGAAAGTACACGGCCAAGAAATCAAGCATTCCCACCTCAAGCAAGCCAGTCTAAATGAgaatgttaattacaattttcttAGCAGCACGTTTTTTCTTGTCTCCATTggaaacacacacccaacgCATACTAATCGGGGTCCCGTAGCGATGAGTACTAAAAAGCGGCATGACATCAGCATAGAGAGACAGTCGGAAACGGAATGATTTCCCGCGGTGGGGATGATTATTGTTTTCGTGTGCCGTTTCGTTCCTCTTGCTACCTTTCTTCCCCCGTGTCGGGGTACAAACAGTGGGTGGGTGCAAATTGTTTCTTCCGTCACTCTGTATTGACATATTTCACTACTGTTCCTACTCGCTTCCTGCATTAAACTTACCGACGATAATTCCAGCTCATCGTCGCTGTACAGATTGTTTCCGGAGCGATACTTCCGGCTGTTCCGGTCAGGGTTCATCTTGATGCTTGCAGATTCCGCACTGCACTCAGCACTAGGCGGCCTGTACACTACGGCAGATGGATCCGTTCGATGCTGGGACGCTCTTAAAATCGATTGCAACTAATGTTTTAATCATTAGCATCACACTTTAATGGCAGCCTCGTTGAGGAGGAGGTGGTTGATCTTTCGCTGATTACGTTTAAAAACAGTTCCATCAACATTTGGCACTTGTTTCGCAGATGTACAAGGATTCTCCTTTGTACGATGATTtaaatgcacacacaaacacacacatccatacaCTATACATTCGCACCCACTAGCCACGGGTAGGATATGTTTGATCCCttgctaattttttttttagccaaccacttctttctctctgtctctctcgtTCAGTTGCCACGTTTGAAGCGGTTAGCAGGAAGAATCGATTTttgccccctttttttgcgtaATTTAAACTTCCCACTTTCTGGACAGTTTTCTGCCATCGATTTTTGCCTTTATCCCCCGTGAAGCACGCGCCACCTGCTTCGATGCGACGACGGTGCACAGGTGACATGCGAGATGGTTGGCACACATGTCCTGGATTATTGTAACAAGGCGTGCTGTGAAGGAcatgttgttctttttttttgttatttgcatGCGACCGAGTAAAGGAGAGCAAAGCGGAGGTGGGATAGAAAACAATGTGGGGCACCTCACTTAGACTACACTTTATGCCGTTTGTTTTGCACTAAATTTGCTAAAAACACGCACGATAGCATCACAATTAAAGAAAGCTCGATAAAATAAGGAGTGACTCTTTGATATACGGAAGCAAAACGCCCAAACAAGCTTTTCACAGCTCGCCGTTGTGGTTGGGGGCAGACAAAGCGCCTGCTACGATGTGAAGCGAGTACGAAGCACACAAATTACCAGATGCTTGCAGGAACATTTTCTTTAGTATCACGCACTTCAAGGATTCGAAGGAACAAAGCGGTCGCcatgtttttcaatttttacttctttttccCCCACAAACTCTTAAATCACAAAGAAATTCTTCCGCGACAGTACACGAGCGGGTAATAGGTTAAATGTACTAGcgacgaaagaaagaaagaaaacaacaacgatggTACACAGAAGCAGAAGACCGGATATCTTGGTAGGCAGCCACCGCCTCCACGAAGCCCACTCACAGGAGTATGCCGGACACGGTGCGAAGTTGGAAGAACGGAAGGATAACCGTCGACCACCCGCAGCACCCGTACGTTATGCTCCGTACGGAGCTGCTGTAAACGAGCTGGGTGCACAACTAGTGAACGACCTCCCGCGAGTGCTAGTGGCTAACGTTCGACTAAACATGACAGCACCGAACGCACTTTCACGATGCTGTGTTTTCTTCAACAACGGCCAGTGTAGCAAGACGCATGTGCTGAAAATTGCATCGAGTTTTCATTGTTAAAACACCGCTGTATCAAACCGCAACCGGCATCAAAGGACTGCATTTTGAATTGCTTAACTTTGGAGCGCTAACGTAGTTATGTGTTGCTTTCATTTTACAACAAATAAGGTCGTGTTTACAAAACTGTTGCTCTGattatgcaaaacaaattcGGCACAGTTCGAATAATTCCATTCGCAAAGAAAATGAACCATGCTCTCGTGTACACTCCACTTTAGAACACGGAAGTGACACTAGAGATGTCAACGGTGATAAACGTCACAACcagatgtaaacaaaacaatcaaccgGCGTCGCGCGATAAAAGGCACGCTCATTTTTACTGGCTATTTAGTGTAATTTTTTCGTATATAATTTGTGTGGATCAATAAAACATCCATCGAAGAACCGTTGCATAATGGCACAGACAGCCGTAGCGAATCAATCGACATTGCTTCCTCTTGGTATGTATCTCGAAACGACATCAAAGTTAGCACTGCAGGCCTAAAGGGAAACTACTAATCACTGGcgctatttttccttttcgcacACTACACACAGAGCTGGTGGATAAATGTATCGGCTCGCGGATACACATTATCATGAAAAACGATAAGGAGATCGTTGGAACCTTGCTCGGATTCGATGACTTTGTCAACATGCTGCTCGAGGACGTGACGGAGTACGAGAACACACCGGAAGGACGGCGGATAACTAAGCTGGACCAGATCTTGCTGAACGGTAACAACATCACGATGGTAGGTGACATCACACACCGGAATTAGGTGGAATGGTATAATTTGTGAACCGCAGGTACTAATGATTGCTGTTGTTTATTCTTACCTTGCTTGCAGCTCGTACCCGGTTCCAGCGGTGACCTTCCAGATGCATCCTAAGCCAGTTAAAACTGTGCTGTGCGCGGATGGATTTTGTGAGATGGGTGTGAATTAATATAATtactaaagaaaaaaataagcgAACTAAATGGAAATGTAAAAGGAACGCAAAGGTAGTAATTTTATTATATCAATGTAAGAGCGATGGAGGGAGGGGAACGTTTGCTAGACGCCGACAGTCAGTATCACCGGCATCGCTTCCACCTCTTTAATGTTTTGCTTGATTTCTTCCTCCTTTTCCTTGTCCACTTGATCATTTCCGAGCACGGTAAGAATGGCAGTTGGCGTAGTGGATCGCAACGTGGGTGAACCGGTAGTGCTCGGAACAACAGTTGTTAGACCATCTTCTGTCTCTGTGGTGATTTCATCTGTAGtcgtatcatcatcatcgtcgttaTATTCTTCCGTAGCAGCTTCATCTGTCGTTAATTCTTCAGACGAATTTTTCTCAACGATAGTGATCTTCACCACACCCTGCgcatcggttttgtttgtataaacCAACTCTTCCGTATGCGCCTTAATGTGATGCTCTTCCGGGGTGAGAGCAATGTGCATGAGCGCAGGAAGGACATTGGCAGATTCCAGATGTGGTACGGTAGGCGCTTCCGTGTCAATGCGACTGCTCACTGTCTGCTGCTGTTCCTCGCTAACCACCACGAAGCTGTTGGCAATGTTGGTTAGAGCCGCCCCAAGTCCGGTTGCGTTCGATGCCACCGGTACACCGCTGGTCGTGGCACACAGGAAGGCACACAGCTGTAATAAGGAAAACACTCTTAATTTCCATCTACGCAACACTAATCTCACGCAAGAACACCAACGCACCACAAAAGAAGACACCACtggcatcatcatcgtcgttcTCGAGCGTTAGAATTGTACTAAGTTTCTGTCGTTACTAAACGCAGGCTTTGGTGTGGC
Protein-coding sequences here:
- the LOC128304517 gene encoding uncharacterized protein LOC128304517, whose translation is MMMPVVSSFVLCAFLCATTSGVPVASNATGLGAALTNIANSFVVVSEEQQQTVSSRIDTEAPTVPHLESANVLPALMHIALTPEEHHIKAHTEELVYTNKTDAQGVVKITIVEKNSSEELTTDEAATEEYNDDDDDTTTDEITTETEDGLTTVVPSTTGSPTLRSTTPTAILTVLGNDQVDKEKEEEIKQNIKEVEAMPVILTVGV
- the LOC128300195 gene encoding U6 snRNA-associated Sm-like protein LSm5, translated to MAQTAVANQSTLLPLELVDKCIGSRIHIIMKNDKEIVGTLLGFDDFVNMLLEDVTEYENTPEGRRITKLDQILLNGNNITMLVPGSSGDLPDAS